From the Platichthys flesus chromosome 6, fPlaFle2.1, whole genome shotgun sequence genome, one window contains:
- the LOC133955046 gene encoding zona pellucida sperm-binding protein 4-like: protein MSLNGFNTSTNAQQSPMKHILICICISLDARLELLFQCRYTGISIQTVVIEVFAIQDPPLPVAALGPIRVQLRLANGECSSKGCNEVEAAYTSFYTEADYPVTKVLRDPVFVEVQLIEKTDPNLVLTLGRCWVTNSPNPHQLPQWDILIDGCPYSDDRYLSTLVPVGASSGLPFPTHYRRFIFKMFAFVNSDSLEPLKEEVYIHCSTAVCTRDEGRICEPSCHRTKREAEATHQTRTEPKLVVTVGPVTMVDHSHSDTS, encoded by the exons ATGTCCCTCAATGGCTTCAATACCTCCACCAACGCTCAACAATCCCctatgaaacacattttaatctgCATTTGtattagcctggatgccagac ttga ATTGCTCTTCCAGTGTAGGTACACGGGGATCTCCATACAAACTGTGGTTATAGAAGTATTTGCCATACAAGATCCTCCTCTACCAGTTGCTGCTCTGGGACCCATTAGAGTACAACTGAGGTTGGCTAATGGAGAATGCTCATCAAAGGGCTGTAATGAAG TTGAAGCAGCCTATACCTCTTTCTATACGGAGGCCGACTACCCTGTGACCAAAGTACTGCGGGACCCAGTGTTCGTGGAGGTTCAGCTCATTGAAAAGACGGATCCAAACCTTGTCCTGACTCTTGGTCGCTGTTGGGTAACTAATTCCCCCAATCCTCACCAGCTGCCTCAGTGGGACATTCTGATAGATGG GTGTCCCTACAGCGATGATCGCTACCTTTCCACACTGGTTCCAGTCGGTGCCTCCTCTGGTCTGCCCTTCCCAACTCACTACCGGcgtttcattttcaaaatgtttgccTTTGTGAACAGCGACTCACTAGAGCCCCTGAAGGAGGAG GTGTACATTCACTGTAGTACAGCTGTGTGCACTCGTGATGAAGGCCGCATCTGTGAGCCCTCATGCCACAGGACAA agagagaggccgaAGCAACACACCAGACAAGGACTGAGCCAAAATTGGTGGTTACTGTTGGACCTGTGACCATGGTTGACCACTCACATTCGGACACCAGTTAA
- the LOC133954975 gene encoding kelch domain-containing protein 10-like — protein sequence MSSAQHNGTCSQLNKFEKLSWRPPSRDSGSKKRARWLQARRIFSPSCPNLRIPNRFLREGHCIPPARSGHRCVADSTNLYVFGGYNPDFDEAGGSENEDYPLFRELWRFHFATATWQQVRTEGFMPTELASMSAVLHGNNLLVFGGTGIPFGENNGNDIHVCNVQYRRWNLLSCSGRKPNKIYGQAMAIINGYLYVFGGTTGYLYSTDLHRLDLTTRDWTHLKPNNTPSDLPEERYRHELAHDGQRIYILGGGTSWTSYPLDKIHAYNLETNYWEEIITKPHEKLGYPAARRCHSCVQVKQEVFICGGYNGELILADLWKINLQTFQWTKLPAIMPEPAYFHCAAVTPAGCMYIHGGVVNMSGNRRTGSLYKVWLVVPSLLELTWEKLLKSSPHLAKLSTLQLLGLGLTHALIQRLK from the exons ATGTCGTCGGCCCAACACAACGGGACCTGCAGTCAGCTCAATAAGTTTGAGAAGCTGTCGTGGAGGCCCCCCTCCCGAGACTCTG GCTCTAAGAAGCGGGCTCGATGGCTCCAGGCTCGGCGCATCTTCTCCCCTTCCTGCCCCAACCTGCGGATCCCCAACAGGTTTCTGAGAGAAG GACACTGTATACCTCCCGCCCGCAGCGGTCACCGCTGTGTGGCCGACAGCACAAACCTTTACGTGTTCGGAGGCTACAACCCAGACTTTGATGAGGCCGGTGGGTCAGAGAATGAAGACTACCCGCTTTTCAGGGAGCTTTGGCGGTTTCATTTTGCCACAGCCACATGGCAACAAGTCCGCACAGAGGGCTTCATGCCCACAGAGCTGGCCTCTATGTCAG CTGTTTTACATGGCAACAACCTGCTTGTGTTCGGTGGCACTGGGATTCCATTTGGTGAAAACAATGGCAACGACATCCATGTCTGCAACGTTCAGTACAGGCGCTGGAACCTGCTCAgctgcagtgggaggaagccCAACAAGATCTATGGGCAG GCCATGGCCATCATAAATGGCTACCTCTATGTGTTTGGAGGGACAACGGGCTACCTCTACAGCACCGACCTTCACAGGCTGGACCTGACCACCAGAGATTGGACCCACCTCAAGCCCAACAACACGCCGTCGGATCTGCCTGAGGAGAG GTACAGACACGAGCTTGCTCATGACGGACAGAGAATATACATTTTAGGGGGTGGAACTTCCTGGACGTCGTATCCCCTGGACAAG ATTCACGCATACAACCTGGAGACAAATTACTGGGAGGAAATCATCACCAAACCTCATGAAAAACTAG GTTATCCTGCTGCCCGCCGCTGTCACAGCTGTGTGCAGGTCAAACAGG AGGTGTTTATATGTGGGGGTTATAATGGAGAGCTGATACTGGCGGACCTGTGGAAGATCAACCTGCAGACTTTTCAGTGGACCAAGCTGCCCGCTATAATGCCAGAACCAGCCTACTTCCACTGTGCTGCAGTCACTCCG GCCGGCTGCATGTACATCCACGGCGGTGTCGTCAACATGTCTGGGAACCGGAGGACGGGCTCTTTGTACAAAGTGTGGTTGGTGGTGCCCAGCCTGCTGGAACTGACCTGGGAAAAGCTGTTGAAATCCTCCCCGCACTTGGCCAAGCTGTCCACCCTCCAGCTGCTCGGCCTCGGACTGACACACGCGCTAATCCAGCGGCTCAAGTAG
- the LOC133954962 gene encoding uncharacterized protein LOC133954962 isoform X2, with translation MSMPDAHSPDTGSRRRRPAELPADPSWDHDLQASYNHEQIHDPGQPLLLAGTPPTHPSVCPQQRICTTKCISAHTRSNHNTCDDSWEEIQSTRTIRAENEVEANKLVNNYRFGFRKWKSHVTERPFEDRSEVVKELYSELNAIKPYSGHFITCGNILYVFLFGWWVSLAYFLVSILMFITIIGVPYGKLCLKLSCFFLWPFGKSIHEIGNTLRRCCEQAPDCECNTDGVDENSPVLLPSTTEVTVPESPRRPHCTPFWRRFSTYVWLLLGYPPLVVVHSLACFFSWILIFTIPVSKMNARTLAVILLLPPEDVSFSSTSQRKHQCYETRALLCCYHATNWYYYKYTVDGINVFAVNLLPLVIVAIVIGYIDKQNDYASSDVKFAIALGSMIPLSYYIGMGIASISAQSNFAVGAVVNASFGSITELTFYITALIRGHQAANPCLQEVVKAALTGTLLGCILFIPGICMIIGGLRHSEQRFNSRSTGVSSALLFISVGGVFAPTLFSKAYGNLVCEGCTNSSGPNPNSSAPFVCHNCHYDLSNGTLFHNHVEPLVFTVCTLLPIAYIIGLIFTLKTHSHIYNIQVGEGQVTRQHGAVVHWSRWRSLIILIMATVLTSACADLATEHIQPILNQPNISQYFIGVTVLAMVPEIPEIVNGIQFALQNNISLSLEVGSCIAVQVCMLQIPILVFFNAFYDVGFVLLFSDLHLWASMFSVIVVNYIFMDGKSDYFQGAALVVVYLILLALYYFAPSPAAC, from the exons ATGTCTATGCCCGACGCTCACAGTCCGGACACCGgcagccggaggaggaggccggCGGAGCTCCCAGCAG ATCCTTCGTGGGATCATGATCTCCAGGCAAGTTACAATCATGAACAGATCCACGACCCAGGTCAACCCCTACTTCTAGCAGGCACTCCACCCACACATCCGTCCGTTTGTCCACAACAACGAATATGCACCACAAAGTGCatatctgcacacacac GTTCAAACCACAACACATGTGACGACAGTTGGGAGGAAATTCAAAGCACGAGAACAATCAGGGCAGAGAACGAAGTGGAAGCCAACAAACTGGTCAACAACTACAGG tttggtTTTCGGAAGTGGAAGAGCCATGTGACAGAGCGTCCTTTTGAAGACAGGTCGGAGGTCGTGAAAGAGCTCTACTCCGAACTGAACGCCATCAAACCCTATTCAG GTCACTTCATCACATGTggaaatatactgtatgtgtttctCTTTGGCTGGTGGGTCTCCCTGGCATATTTCCTGGTCAGCATATTGATGTTCATCACTATCATTGGTGTACCATATG gGAAGCTTTGCTTGAAGTTGTCCTGTTTCTTCTTGTGGCCTTTCGGCAAGTCAATCCACGAG ATTGGAAATACACTGAGGAGATGTTGTGAGCAAGCCCCAGACTGTGAGTGCAACACAGACGGGGTGGACGAGAACTCCCCTGTCCTGCTGCCCTCAACCACAGAGGTGACGGTCCCAGAGAGCCCGAGACGACCTCATTGCACTCCCTTCTGG CGTCGTTTCTCCACCTAcgtgtggctgctgctgggatACCCGCCACTGGTGGTCGTCCACTCCCTGGCCTGCTTCTTCTCCTGGATCCTGATCTTCACCATCCCCGTGTCCAAGATGAATGCACGGACGCTGGCCGTcattctcctcctgcctcctgaggatgtttctttttcctccaccTCACAAAGAAAG CATCAATGCTACGAGACCAGAGCGCTTCTGTGCTGCTACCATGCTACAAACTGGTACTACTACAAGTACACTGTTGATGGGATCAATGTGTTCGCTGTCA ACCTCCTCCCTCTGGTAATCGTTGCTATTGTAATTGGATACATCGACAAACAAAACGATTACGCCAGCTCTGACGTCAAGTTCGCCATAGCGCTTGGCTCCATGATACCTCTGTCGTATTACATTGGAATGGGCATCGCCAG CATCTCGGCTCAGAGTAACTTTGCTGTGGGTGCAGTGGTGAACGCCAGCTTCGGCTCCATCACAGAGTTGACCTTCTACATCACCGCCCTGATCAGAGGTCACCAGGCCGCCAACCCGTGTCTGCAGGAGGTTGTTAAAGCGGCGCTGACTGGGACGCTGCTCGGATGCATCCTCTTCATTCCT GGCATCTGCATGATAATCGGTGGACTCAGACACAGCGAACAAAGATTCAACAGTCGCTCCACAGGAGTGAGCTCTGCTTTGCTTTTCATCTCTGTCGGTG GTGTATTTGCCCCCACGTTGTTCTCCAAGGCTTATGGGAACCTGGTGTGCGAAGGCTGCACCAACTCCAGTGGACCAAACCCCAACAGCAGCGCACCGTTCGTCTGCCACAACTGTCACTACGATCTG AGCAACGGTACACTGTTCCACAACCACGTTGA ACCGCTGGTGTTCACTGTGTGTACCCTCCTGCCGATCGCCTACATCATTGGTCTGATCTTCACACTGAAGACTCACTCTCACATTTACAACATCCAGGTTGGAGAGGGACAGG TGACCCGCCAACATGGAGCAGTGGTCCACTGGTCTCGCTGGAGGTCTCTGATCATACTCATCATGGCCACCGTGCTCACGTCTGCCTGTGCCGATCTTGCCACCGAGCACATCCAGCCGATTTTAAACCAGCCCAACATCTCTCAG TATTTCATCGGGGTGACGGTTCTCGCTATGGTTCCAGAGATCCCTGAGATTGTTAACGGGATCCAGTTTGCTCTCCAAAACAACATCAGTCTCAG tttggaGGTGGGAAGCTGTATTGCTGTGCAGGTCTGCATGCTGCAGATTCCAATACTGGTCTTTTTTAATGCTTTCTAT GACGTGGGCTTTGTGCTGTTATTCAGTGACCTGCACTTGTGGGCCAGCATGTTCAGTGTGATCGTCGTCAACTACATCTTCATGGACGGAAAGTCGGATTATTTTCAGG GCGCAGCTCTGGTGGTTGTCTACCTTATTCTTCTggctctgtattactttgctccGTCTCCAGCTGCATGCTGA
- the LOC133954962 gene encoding uncharacterized protein LOC133954962 isoform X1 has protein sequence MSMPDAHSPDTGSRRRRPAELPADPSWDHDLQASYNHEQIHDPGQPLLLAGTPPTHPSVCPQQRICTTKCISAHTRSNHNTCDDSWEEIQSTRTIRAENEVEANKLVNNYRFGFRKWKSHVTERPFEDRSEVVKELYSELNAIKPYSGSGHFITCGNILYVFLFGWWVSLAYFLVSILMFITIIGVPYGKLCLKLSCFFLWPFGKSIHEIGNTLRRCCEQAPDCECNTDGVDENSPVLLPSTTEVTVPESPRRPHCTPFWRRFSTYVWLLLGYPPLVVVHSLACFFSWILIFTIPVSKMNARTLAVILLLPPEDVSFSSTSQRKHQCYETRALLCCYHATNWYYYKYTVDGINVFAVNLLPLVIVAIVIGYIDKQNDYASSDVKFAIALGSMIPLSYYIGMGIASISAQSNFAVGAVVNASFGSITELTFYITALIRGHQAANPCLQEVVKAALTGTLLGCILFIPGICMIIGGLRHSEQRFNSRSTGVSSALLFISVGGVFAPTLFSKAYGNLVCEGCTNSSGPNPNSSAPFVCHNCHYDLSNGTLFHNHVEPLVFTVCTLLPIAYIIGLIFTLKTHSHIYNIQVGEGQVTRQHGAVVHWSRWRSLIILIMATVLTSACADLATEHIQPILNQPNISQYFIGVTVLAMVPEIPEIVNGIQFALQNNISLSLEVGSCIAVQVCMLQIPILVFFNAFYDVGFVLLFSDLHLWASMFSVIVVNYIFMDGKSDYFQGAALVVVYLILLALYYFAPSPAAC, from the exons ATGTCTATGCCCGACGCTCACAGTCCGGACACCGgcagccggaggaggaggccggCGGAGCTCCCAGCAG ATCCTTCGTGGGATCATGATCTCCAGGCAAGTTACAATCATGAACAGATCCACGACCCAGGTCAACCCCTACTTCTAGCAGGCACTCCACCCACACATCCGTCCGTTTGTCCACAACAACGAATATGCACCACAAAGTGCatatctgcacacacac GTTCAAACCACAACACATGTGACGACAGTTGGGAGGAAATTCAAAGCACGAGAACAATCAGGGCAGAGAACGAAGTGGAAGCCAACAAACTGGTCAACAACTACAGG tttggtTTTCGGAAGTGGAAGAGCCATGTGACAGAGCGTCCTTTTGAAGACAGGTCGGAGGTCGTGAAAGAGCTCTACTCCGAACTGAACGCCATCAAACCCTATTCAGGTTCAG GTCACTTCATCACATGTggaaatatactgtatgtgtttctCTTTGGCTGGTGGGTCTCCCTGGCATATTTCCTGGTCAGCATATTGATGTTCATCACTATCATTGGTGTACCATATG gGAAGCTTTGCTTGAAGTTGTCCTGTTTCTTCTTGTGGCCTTTCGGCAAGTCAATCCACGAG ATTGGAAATACACTGAGGAGATGTTGTGAGCAAGCCCCAGACTGTGAGTGCAACACAGACGGGGTGGACGAGAACTCCCCTGTCCTGCTGCCCTCAACCACAGAGGTGACGGTCCCAGAGAGCCCGAGACGACCTCATTGCACTCCCTTCTGG CGTCGTTTCTCCACCTAcgtgtggctgctgctgggatACCCGCCACTGGTGGTCGTCCACTCCCTGGCCTGCTTCTTCTCCTGGATCCTGATCTTCACCATCCCCGTGTCCAAGATGAATGCACGGACGCTGGCCGTcattctcctcctgcctcctgaggatgtttctttttcctccaccTCACAAAGAAAG CATCAATGCTACGAGACCAGAGCGCTTCTGTGCTGCTACCATGCTACAAACTGGTACTACTACAAGTACACTGTTGATGGGATCAATGTGTTCGCTGTCA ACCTCCTCCCTCTGGTAATCGTTGCTATTGTAATTGGATACATCGACAAACAAAACGATTACGCCAGCTCTGACGTCAAGTTCGCCATAGCGCTTGGCTCCATGATACCTCTGTCGTATTACATTGGAATGGGCATCGCCAG CATCTCGGCTCAGAGTAACTTTGCTGTGGGTGCAGTGGTGAACGCCAGCTTCGGCTCCATCACAGAGTTGACCTTCTACATCACCGCCCTGATCAGAGGTCACCAGGCCGCCAACCCGTGTCTGCAGGAGGTTGTTAAAGCGGCGCTGACTGGGACGCTGCTCGGATGCATCCTCTTCATTCCT GGCATCTGCATGATAATCGGTGGACTCAGACACAGCGAACAAAGATTCAACAGTCGCTCCACAGGAGTGAGCTCTGCTTTGCTTTTCATCTCTGTCGGTG GTGTATTTGCCCCCACGTTGTTCTCCAAGGCTTATGGGAACCTGGTGTGCGAAGGCTGCACCAACTCCAGTGGACCAAACCCCAACAGCAGCGCACCGTTCGTCTGCCACAACTGTCACTACGATCTG AGCAACGGTACACTGTTCCACAACCACGTTGA ACCGCTGGTGTTCACTGTGTGTACCCTCCTGCCGATCGCCTACATCATTGGTCTGATCTTCACACTGAAGACTCACTCTCACATTTACAACATCCAGGTTGGAGAGGGACAGG TGACCCGCCAACATGGAGCAGTGGTCCACTGGTCTCGCTGGAGGTCTCTGATCATACTCATCATGGCCACCGTGCTCACGTCTGCCTGTGCCGATCTTGCCACCGAGCACATCCAGCCGATTTTAAACCAGCCCAACATCTCTCAG TATTTCATCGGGGTGACGGTTCTCGCTATGGTTCCAGAGATCCCTGAGATTGTTAACGGGATCCAGTTTGCTCTCCAAAACAACATCAGTCTCAG tttggaGGTGGGAAGCTGTATTGCTGTGCAGGTCTGCATGCTGCAGATTCCAATACTGGTCTTTTTTAATGCTTTCTAT GACGTGGGCTTTGTGCTGTTATTCAGTGACCTGCACTTGTGGGCCAGCATGTTCAGTGTGATCGTCGTCAACTACATCTTCATGGACGGAAAGTCGGATTATTTTCAGG GCGCAGCTCTGGTGGTTGTCTACCTTATTCTTCTggctctgtattactttgctccGTCTCCAGCTGCATGCTGA